A section of the Bacillus sp. HSf4 genome encodes:
- a CDS encoding HAMP domain-containing methyl-accepting chemotaxis protein — translation MKKPRWNNITIGGKYGIIFFVMLTAFLASVLMTYSLLKNTSQTIQDTKSKNETAVQSAKLMSLYQNKYLHIPEYIINAKDEKLSDYMTYSQEFADTAKKLKKELHSDEQLEMFHQIIDNNHALDEYFFSNIVPNVQQINTKKFLELQQKANQLKEETLALGDKLKENAVSSNVEAIGDAQSNISRTIMILVVSILVSAVVSAGLLMIVSRQIKKNLNRVVAASDEIAQGHLNFTALDYKGKDEIGQLSQSINDMGESLREMIVEVSKIANEVDKQCLTFTNVSSEVKEGSEQVAVTVEELANGASNQANEAANISEQTQALAGQIQKADENGETLAKFSKEVLNVSVDGDQQMTQSLQQMHVINDVMEASVEKVSILEEQTQSIHQLVEVITGMAEQTNLLALNASIEAARAGDAGRGFAVVAGEVKRLAEEVKNSVGSITEIVSTIQTETSSMAADLKTGFSEVNKGKTQIETSGRYFSEIKHKVTDMEERVSDISAALSNFKRSSEEINGSVEHIAAISEESAAGSEEISASVHEQSGSIEKMDESARLLGEMVERMNGMIKRFKL, via the coding sequence GTGAAAAAACCGAGGTGGAACAATATCACGATCGGCGGCAAATACGGCATCATCTTTTTTGTGATGTTAACCGCTTTTTTAGCATCCGTTTTGATGACGTACAGTCTGTTGAAGAATACAAGCCAGACGATACAGGATACAAAATCAAAAAATGAAACGGCGGTTCAGTCAGCTAAGCTGATGTCGCTTTATCAAAATAAATATTTACATATACCCGAATATATTATCAACGCCAAGGATGAAAAATTATCGGACTACATGACATACAGCCAGGAGTTTGCCGATACAGCAAAAAAGCTGAAAAAAGAGCTTCATTCAGATGAACAGCTTGAGATGTTTCATCAAATTATCGATAACAACCATGCTTTAGATGAATATTTTTTCAGTAATATCGTACCGAATGTACAGCAGATCAATACCAAAAAGTTTTTGGAGCTGCAGCAAAAAGCGAATCAATTAAAAGAGGAAACTTTGGCGCTCGGTGACAAATTGAAAGAAAACGCTGTCAGTTCAAATGTAGAGGCAATAGGGGACGCACAGTCCAATATTTCGCGGACCATTATGATCCTCGTGGTGTCGATTCTTGTGTCAGCCGTTGTTTCCGCAGGACTTCTCATGATTGTCAGCAGACAGATTAAGAAAAATCTCAATCGGGTGGTTGCCGCAAGCGATGAGATTGCACAAGGCCATTTAAACTTTACAGCCCTTGACTACAAAGGGAAAGATGAAATCGGACAGCTTTCACAATCGATTAATGATATGGGGGAAAGCCTGCGCGAGATGATCGTCGAGGTGTCCAAGATCGCCAATGAGGTCGATAAGCAATGCCTCACGTTTACGAATGTCTCCAGCGAAGTGAAAGAGGGAAGCGAACAGGTCGCCGTCACGGTCGAAGAGCTGGCAAACGGTGCAAGCAATCAGGCCAATGAAGCGGCCAATATTTCCGAACAGACGCAAGCGCTGGCCGGACAAATACAGAAAGCCGATGAAAATGGAGAAACATTGGCGAAGTTTTCTAAAGAAGTGCTGAACGTTTCGGTCGACGGTGATCAACAAATGACGCAATCCTTGCAGCAAATGCACGTCATCAACGATGTGATGGAGGCGTCTGTTGAAAAGGTCAGCATCCTGGAAGAACAAACGCAATCTATCCATCAGCTTGTCGAAGTGATTACGGGCATGGCTGAGCAAACGAACCTGCTGGCCTTAAATGCGTCGATTGAAGCGGCGAGAGCCGGTGATGCCGGACGAGGATTTGCGGTTGTGGCCGGCGAGGTGAAGCGGCTCGCGGAAGAAGTGAAAAACTCTGTCGGAAGCATCACGGAGATCGTCAGTACGATTCAAACGGAGACATCGTCTATGGCAGCGGATTTGAAAACCGGTTTTTCTGAAGTAAACAAAGGAAAAACCCAGATTGAAACATCGGGCCGGTATTTCTCAGAGATCAAGCATAAAGTGACGGATATGGAAGAGCGGGTGTCGGACATTTCCGCCGCATTATCCAATTTCAAACGTTCAAGCGAAGAGATTAACGGCTCAGTTGAGCATATCGCGGCGATATCTGAAGAAAGCGCGGCTGGTTCTGAAGAAATCTCCGCATCTGTTCATGAACAAAGCGGTTCCATTGAAAAAATGGATGAAAGCGCCCGCCTGCTCGGAGAAATGGTCGAGCGGATGAACGGGATGATCAAGCGGTTTAAACTGTGA
- a CDS encoding substrate-binding domain-containing protein, which translates to MLTANLKRGLFALVLFGLLFAAAGCSFNTVQKSAEKEEKVKLIADSDKLYVGFAIDTLKEERWYKDKAAFEKEVETLGGEVKTLAANGNQDVQLQQAELLINEGVDVLVVVPTNADAAAEIVDMAHKAGVKVISYDRLIRNADVDYYVSFDNEKVGELQAETIVKKAKKGNFVYIGGSSLDNNAVLFRNGAMKVLEPLKKQGKIDIVFDEYTKDWLPEQAKKNMKQALKQNKDIDAVIAANDGTAGGAIEALKEAGLAGKIPVSGQDAELEGVQRIVKGTQTMTVYKPIPTIAKKAAETAIQAAKGEEIKTDTTVENGKTKVPSILLEPYAVTKSNINETVVKDGHLSKEDIDK; encoded by the coding sequence ATGTTGACAGCAAATTTGAAAAGAGGACTGTTTGCGCTCGTCTTGTTCGGCCTGCTGTTCGCTGCAGCGGGGTGCTCGTTCAATACTGTGCAAAAGAGTGCTGAAAAAGAGGAAAAAGTAAAGCTGATTGCCGATTCTGACAAATTATATGTCGGCTTTGCGATCGACACGCTGAAAGAAGAGCGCTGGTACAAAGACAAAGCGGCATTTGAAAAAGAGGTGGAAACCCTCGGCGGAGAAGTCAAAACGCTCGCGGCAAACGGGAATCAAGATGTTCAGCTCCAGCAAGCCGAGCTTTTGATCAACGAAGGCGTTGATGTGCTCGTCGTTGTCCCGACGAATGCGGATGCTGCGGCTGAGATTGTCGACATGGCTCATAAAGCCGGTGTGAAAGTGATTTCTTATGACCGGCTGATTCGCAATGCCGATGTTGATTATTATGTTTCATTTGATAATGAAAAAGTCGGCGAACTGCAGGCAGAGACCATTGTCAAAAAAGCGAAGAAGGGCAACTTTGTCTATATCGGCGGATCATCTCTCGACAACAATGCCGTATTATTCCGCAACGGGGCCATGAAGGTCCTCGAACCGCTGAAGAAGCAGGGGAAAATTGATATCGTCTTTGACGAATATACGAAAGACTGGCTCCCTGAACAAGCGAAAAAGAATATGAAACAAGCGTTAAAGCAAAACAAGGATATCGATGCCGTCATCGCCGCCAACGACGGTACGGCGGGCGGAGCAATTGAAGCCCTCAAGGAAGCGGGACTGGCCGGAAAAATACCGGTTTCGGGACAGGACGCCGAACTCGAAGGAGTTCAGCGGATCGTGAAGGGAACGCAGACGATGACCGTTTACAAACCGATTCCGACGATCGCCAAAAAGGCCGCCGAAACAGCGATTCAAGCGGCAAAAGGCGAAGAAATCAAAACCGATACAACCGTTGAAAACGGAAAAACAAAGGTGCCATCGATTCTGCTTGAGCCATATGCGGTCACGAAAAGCAATATTAACGAAACCGTTGTGAAAGACGGACATTTGTCAAAA
- a CDS encoding iron-containing alcohol dehydrogenase family protein, translated as MQPEDIVRSGPNQYICKAGITKELPSLLERFNRPVIITGVQSFAAFTKHVQLPADWTVIQHKGYSSLEGIRRAAERAGTADIIIGIGGGTVLDTAKAAADLLHTEVMTIPTIPGTCAASTPLSVIYDDEGNFSGVQYHKRSSYLTLVDPLLLLSSPLAYVKSGIGDTLAKWYEAEAIIRNTADSLSIMVQTGLRQSVFIRDILLKDGLKAVESIEKGEPSPALTNVLEAVIALAGTVGGYAGRYGRMAGAHAVHNGLTFIQETHHVLHGQKVAYGILVQLALEGRMDEIAELLPFYESLGFPRRLCDLGITENVEQAKQTIAAHAARPEESLSLMGSFREADVIAAIESLE; from the coding sequence ATGCAGCCGGAAGATATCGTCAGAAGCGGACCGAACCAATATATATGCAAAGCCGGCATCACGAAAGAGCTGCCGTCGCTTTTAGAAAGATTTAACCGTCCTGTCATCATAACCGGTGTTCAATCGTTTGCGGCTTTTACAAAACACGTGCAGCTGCCCGCTGATTGGACCGTCATCCAGCATAAAGGCTACAGCTCACTGGAAGGGATACGACGTGCGGCTGAGCGCGCCGGCACAGCCGATATCATCATCGGCATCGGCGGAGGCACTGTGTTAGATACGGCGAAAGCCGCCGCTGATCTGTTACACACTGAAGTCATGACAATCCCGACGATTCCGGGGACATGTGCGGCAAGCACGCCATTGAGCGTGATCTATGATGATGAAGGCAACTTTTCCGGGGTGCAATACCATAAGCGCTCAAGCTATTTAACATTGGTTGATCCGCTGCTGCTTTTATCTTCACCGCTCGCTTATGTGAAAAGCGGGATCGGTGATACACTGGCGAAATGGTATGAAGCGGAAGCGATTATCAGAAATACGGCTGATTCGCTTTCGATCATGGTTCAGACGGGGCTGAGGCAATCCGTCTTCATTCGCGACATCTTGTTGAAAGATGGCCTCAAGGCTGTGGAAAGCATTGAAAAAGGCGAGCCGTCTCCAGCTTTAACAAATGTTTTGGAAGCGGTTATTGCGCTTGCGGGAACGGTTGGCGGCTATGCAGGCCGGTACGGCAGAATGGCCGGGGCCCACGCGGTTCATAACGGTCTGACATTTATTCAGGAAACCCATCATGTCCTGCACGGCCAGAAAGTTGCCTATGGAATCCTGGTCCAGCTTGCTTTGGAAGGACGGATGGACGAAATTGCTGAGCTGCTTCCGTTTTACGAGTCGCTCGGCTTTCCGAGAAGGCTATGTGATTTAGGTATTACAGAAAACGTGGAGCAGGCAAAACAAACGATAGCGGCCCATGCGGCCAGACCTGAAGAATCATTATCCCTCATGGGATCGTTTCGCGAAGCTGACGTGATCGCGGCGATAGAATCGCTTGAATAA